A region from the Macrobrachium nipponense isolate FS-2020 chromosome 47, ASM1510439v2, whole genome shotgun sequence genome encodes:
- the LOC135204842 gene encoding zinc finger protein 501-like — protein sequence MEAEKSSSLLFIKEEENLEEDLTENTGEGSSLADPLFEVKTEPEFFDCSELDVNCSSQPSKYKEVSSTSCDDESRKKEMCIAKENRDLGRSNTAGKRIPCTECQRTFSCMSLLESHIRTHTGKKPYTCSICQRGFSQMTNLKCHMRTHSGEKPYTCSICQRSCSHQSSLVRHMRIHTGEKPYTCCICQRSFTLLTGLKSHMSTHTGEKPFTCSVCQKGFSQSTKLSNHMRTHTGEKPYTCSICQKSFIDSSYFKIHVKAHTGDGPFRCSVCQRSFSLACNLKKHMRTHSGEKPYTCSICQRSFTQSSSLKSHMSTHTGEKPFTCSVCQKGFSQSINLSNHMRTHTGEKPYTCSVCQRSFSHPSSLIRHMRTHTGEKPYTCSICPRSFVQSSGLKYHMKTHT from the coding sequence ATGGAAGCTGAAAAATCATCATCATTGCTGTTCATCAAAGAAGAGGAGAATTTAGAGGAGGATCTAACTGAAAACACAGGGGAAGGCTCTTCACTTGCAGACCCCTTATTTGAAGTCAAGACAGAACCAGAATTTTTTGACTGTAGTGAATTGGATGTGAACTGTTCATCCCAACCTAGTAAGTACAAGGAGGTCAGCTCTACAAGCTGTGATGATGAAAGCAGAAAGAAGGAGATGTGTATTGCAAAAGAAAACAGAGACTTGGGTAGAAGCAACACAGCAGGGAAGCGAATACCTTGTACTGAATGCCAAAGGACATTTTCATGCATGAGCCTCCTGGAATCCCACATAAGAACTCATACGggaaagaaaccatatacttgctctatatgtcaaagaggTTTTTCTCAAATGACTAATCTCAAatgtcacatgagaactcattcaggagagaaaccatacacttgctctatatgtcaaagaagttgtTCTCATCAAAGTAGTCTCGTAAGACACATGAGaattcatacaggagagaaaccatatacttgctgtatatgtcaaagaagttttactCTATTAACTGGTCTCAAATCTCACATGAgtactcatacaggagagaaaccattcacatgctctgtatgtcaaaaaggTTTTTCTCAATCAACTAAGCTCTCaaatcacatgagaactcatacaggagagaaaccatatacttgctctatatgtcaaaaaagttttattGATTCAAGTTATTTCAAAATACACGTGAAAGCTCACACTGGAGATGGCCCTTTTcgttgctctgtatgtcaaagaagtttttctcttgCATGTAATCTCAAAAAACATATGAGAACTCAttcaggagagaaaccatatacttgctctatatgtcaaagaagttttactCAATCAAGTAGTCTCAAATCTCACATGAgtactcatacaggagagaaaccattcacatgctctgtatgtcaaaaaggTTTTTCTCAATCAATTAATCTCTCaaatcacatgagaactcatacaggagagaaaccatacacttgctctgtatgtcaaagaagtttttctcatccAAGTAGTCTCATaagacacatgagaactcatacaggagagaaaccatatacttgctcaaTATGTCCAAGAAGTTTTGTTCAATCCAGTGGTCTCAAATAtcacatgaaaactcatacaTGA